In the Azospirillum humicireducens genome, GCCGTAGCCGCCCTCCTTCTCCACCCACATGGCGGTGGGCAGGATCAGGTCGGCGGCCAGCGCCGTCACGGTGGGATAGGGATCGGAGACGACGACGAAGTTTTCCGGGTTGCGGTAGCCGGGGAAGGTCTCCTTCGCCGTGTTCGGGGCCGTCTGCATGTTGTTGTTGCACATGACCCAGTAGGCATTGAGCTTGCCGTCCTTGAGCATGCGGTCCTGCAGAACGGCGTGGTAGCCGATCTTGTCGGGGATGGTCCCCTCCGGCAGCTTCCAGATCTCCTCGGCGTGTTTGCGGTGCTCGGGGTTGGTCACCACCATGTCGGCCGGCAGCCGGTGGGCGAAGGTGCCGACCTCGCGCGCGGTGCCGCAGGCGGACGGCTGGCCGGTCAGCGAGAAGGGACCGTTGCCGGGCTGGGAGATTTTGCCGGTCAGCAGGTGGATGTTGTAGACGAGGTTGTTGGCCCAGACGCCGCGCACATGCTGGTTGAAGCCCATGGTCCAGAAGGACACGACCTTCACCTTCGGGTCGGCATACAGCTCGGCCAGCGCCTCCAGCCGGTTCTTCGGCACGCCCGACAGCTCATGCGCCTTGTCCAGCGTGTAGGGCTCGACGAATTTGGCGAACTCGTCGAAGCTGATCGGGTCCGAATCGTTGGCCTTGGCGGCGTTCTTCGCCTTCTGCTCCAGCGCATGCTCGGGACGCAGGCCATAGCCGATGTCGTCGCGGCCGCGCTTGAAGTTGCAGTGCTTCTCGACGAACTCCTTGTTCACCCGGCCGGTCTTGATGATGTGGTTGGCGATGTAGTTGAGGATCGCCAGGTCGGAACCGGGGGTGAAGACCAGGCCGATGTCGGCGAGGTCGAAGCTGCGGTGCTCGAAGGTGGAGAGGACGGCAACCTTGCAGCCGGGATGGCTGAGGCGGCGGTCGGTGACGCGCGTCCACAGGATGGGGTGCATCTCCGCCATGTTGGAGCCCCACAGCACGAAGGCGTCGGCCTGCTCCATGTCGTCGTAGCAGCCCATCGGCTCGTCCATGCCGAAGGTGCGCATGAAGCCGGCCACCGCCGACGCCATGCAGTGGCGGGCGTTCGGATCCAGGTTGTTGGAGCGCAGGCCTGCCTTCATCAGCTTGGAGGCGGCATAGCCCTCATAGATGGTCCACTGGCCGGAGCCGAACATGCCGACGGCGGTCGGACCCTTCTTCTTCAGGGTCTCCTTCCACTTCTGCGCCATGATGTCGAAGGCGGCGTCCCAGCCGATCGGCTGGAACTCGCCGTCCTTGTCGTATTTGCCGTCCTTCATGCGCAGCAGCGGCTGGTTCAGCCGGTCCTCGCCATACATGATCTTGGACAGGAAATAGCCCTTCACGCAGTTCAGGCCGCGGTTCACCTCGGCCTTCACGTCGCCGTGGGTGGCGACCACGCGGCCGTCCTTGACGCCGACCATCACGCCGCAGCCGGTTCCGCAGAAGCGGCAGGGCGCCTTGGACCAGGTCAGCTTGGCGCCTTCGCCGGTGAGGATGTTGGCGGCCGATGCGGGCAACGAGAGTCCGGCCGCCGCGGCGGCGGCAGCGGCGGCTTGCGCCTTCAGGTAATCGCGGCGGGACAGGAACATGGCAGGGACACTCCAGTTTCGGAGGAATTTCGTTCGTGAATGGGCGGATGCGGCGCGCCTGGACGGTGGAGGCGTCAGGCTGCGTCGATCGCGTCCGCGGGTTCGTAATGGTGGTAGACCATGGTCGTGGTGTGCACGCCGGGCACGGCGTTCAGCTGGGCGATGCGGTCCACCACCTCGGCGGCGCTGGCGGTGACCAGCGTCACCACGGCCTTGCCGTTCTCCGCCGCGCACCACTCAAGCCCGGCGACGGCGTTCGCCGCCTCGCGCACCGCCTCGGTGCGGTCGGGGCTGTGCTGGATGACCAGGCTGGAGATGTGGACTTCGGGGGCGCGGGGCATGGCGGTCCTCGGGGGCGGAAGACTCAGTGGGTGAGGAGCTGGTACATCCAGATCGAGAAGCCGTAGGCCGACACGGTGCCGACGGCGATCAGCGGCCAGACCAGGAAGGCCAGCCACAGGAACATCAGTCCCTCGGCCCGGCGGGTCGGAGCCGGATCGGACTCGGTCGCGATCCGATCGGACGGATGGGACAGGACGGGGGAACTGGTGGGCCTCATGGCTGCACTCTCGGTCGGTGCGGGAACGGATGATCGGCCGGTACCAAGGTCTGGTCCTTAGGTATCGGTTTTCGGCCCTTAGTATCGATACTTTCGGTCTGAATGGAATTGACCCAGGTCAAGCGGGGTCATTCACGCCTGTGACCGAATGGCGCGGCGGACCCAGCCGTTTTGCACGGGCGCTGTGCTTTGCGCAGGCAATTCGGACAGCCGGGCGCTAAACTGAGGCGGGGCCTTGATGGAAGGTCCTGTCGAGGATGGGACGGGACATGGATCTGCTGCGCTCCTACTGGTCGCCGGCCGAGTTGGTGACCAACGGTTTGATTTTTCTGCATCTGCTCGGGGCGTTGGCGGTCGGGATGCTGTTGGGCTACGAGCGCAGCTACAACGGCCGCGCGGCGGGGATGCGGACCTACGGGCTGGTCTGTCTCGCATCCGCGGCGCTGACGGTGATCAATGCCTATCCCTCCATGTGGTATGGCGGCAGCTGGGGGCACGGCAGCGCCCCCACCGGAGATCCGACGCGGGTGATCCAGGGCATCGTGACCGGCATCGGTTTCCTCGGCGCCGGGGTGATCATGCGCGAGGGGTTGTCGATCCGCGGCCTGTCCACCGCCGCGTCGATCTGGGCCACATCGGCCATCGGCATCACCATCGGTCTTGGATTCTACGCGGTTGCGATCGCAGCGGCGATCCTGACCATCCTGGTCATGAGCACCCTTCGTCCGATCGAGCGGCTGTTGCCCCACCGGTCCGTAATCCATTTGATGCTGGCCTTCGCGCGCGACAAAGCGCCGCCGCCGGAGGAACTGCGGGTTCAGGCCGTCAAACATGGCTTCGAGGTGATGGACTGGTCCTTTCACCTCTCGAGCGGCAGCGGCAATTTCGAGTGCCAGCTTGTGCTGCTGGGCAAGGGGGAACCCGATCCCATGGAACTGGTTTCCGCCCTTGTCGCGGAAGATGCCGTGGTGGAGTTCAGGTTGTCACCCTCCCGCATCTGATTGGGCAGGACGATCGGTTGCATGGACAGCATATGGTCTTGCCCACGTCCTCAATCTTCCGCTTCATCGCGCCGTAGGATGATGACGGGCGTGATCGGCGGCGGAGAAAGGGGCCGGGATCGGAATGGATGGCCGTCCTTTCCCTGCCGTGGCGGCCGGCCGCCCGGCCATCTGCGCGGTTGCACATGGCATCTTTCCGCCTTGGCGGTGCCGGTCCTGTCCGCTCTCCTGTGGCTTGCCGGGATGGGTGGAACGCTCGCCGCCGAGACGCGGGATGTCCAGGCTCCGGCTACCGGGGCGATCGAGCCGCTGCGGCTGGAATCGTCCACCGCCGGCGCCACGCTGGCCGGCCATTTCGCCCGGCTGGTCGATCCCGCGCGCAAGCTGGACTTCGCCGACGTCCTGAAGGCCGACGCCGCCGGAGGCATGGAGCAGCGCAGCGATTTCCGCGGCGCCGGCCAGACCCGCGACATCCACTGGTACCGGTTCGACCTGCTGCGCGCCTCCGGTGCGCCGGCCGATTGGATCCTGGAGATGGGCGAGGCCTACATCGACCATCTCGATCTGTTCATCCCCAAGTCGATCGACTCCAGGCGGATGAGCCCGGAGTCGACGGCGGCGGACGGCCGACCGCAAAGTCCGGACGCCTTTCGGCTGGTCCGGCTGGGCGATTTCGTGCCCTTCAGCCAGCGGCCGATGAAGACGCGGCTGCACGCCCTGCCCTTGACCCTGCCGGAAGGACGGCCGGTTTCGCTTTATCTGCGTGTCGATTCGGTCAGCGCCATCCGCCTGTCCGCCCGGATGTGGACGCCGGCCGCCTATGCCGGCCATCAGACGACGGATCTGCTGTTCCAGGGCCTGTTCCTCGGCATTCTCGGCATCCTGATGCTTGGCTATGTCGCGCTGGGGCTGCTTCTGCGCGACGGGGCACTGCTGACCTACACCGGCTATGTCGCCACCGTCTTCTTCTACTACCTGTTCGCCAACGGCATCGCCGCCGCCCTGCTGCCGGACATGTCCGGTTGGTTCATCAACCTGATGGTGGGCAGCAGCGGCTTCCTGGGATTCGCCGCTGCGCTGACCATGTGGGTCTACATCCTCGACCTGCGGAACCGGGTGCCGCTGCTGATGCGCTGCTACCAGGGGCTGGCCCTGGTGACGGTGCTGCTTCTGCCGACAACGGCGTCGTCGTTCTATGCCATCACCGGTCCGGCGGTGACGCTGTCGGCGCTGGTCGTGGTGGTGATCGCGCTGGTGCTGACCGCACGGATGACCCTGCAGAATCCCGGCGATCTCAGCTCGCGCTTCTATCTGGCCAGCACGCTGGTTTCTCTCACCGGTTTCCTGCTGACCCAGATGTCGCTGCGCGGCGTGCTGCCGGCCGACTTCGCCATCGCCGATCCCTATCAGATCTCATTCGTGCTGGCGGTGCTGGTGCTGGGCGTCGGTCTGGCCCTGCGCATCGGCCGCCTCCAGTCCGAGCGGCTGCGCGCCCGCGAGGAATCGGCCTTCGCCACCAAGCGGGCGGAGGAGCAGCGCACCTTCGTCGCCATGCTGTCGCACGAGTTCCGCACCCCGCTCGCCTCCATCGACAGCGCGGCGCAGATGATCGAGCTGTCGGGGGCGGTCACGGCGCCGGCGGCGCTGACCCGGCTGGAGCGCATCCGCAACACCACCCGCAAGATGGTCGAGCTCGTGGAGCTGTTCCTGTCCTCCGACGCGCTGGACCAGGGGGCGCTGGCACTGAAGCCGGAGCCGGTGGCGTTGGGTCAGCTGATGGAGGAGGCGCTGGGCGGCCTGAGGGGAACGGAGGCGGATGACCGGCTGGCGGTGGCGGTGGAAGCGCCGGACCACCCGCTGCTGGTCGATGCGCCCTTCCTGGGGGTGGCGATCGGCAATCTCGTGCAGAACGCGCTGCGCTACTCGCCCCCGGAGGCGCCGGTGCGGGTGACGGCCGGTCATGATGATGGGCAGATCGTCATCCGCGTCGCCGACCGCGGGCGCGGCATGGCGCCCGAGGAGGTGGAGCGGATCGGCTCGATCTATTTCCGCGCCTCCTCCTCGCGCGGGACCAAGGGCACCGGGCTGGGGCTCTATATGGCGAAGAAGATCGTCGCCGCCCATGGCGGCAGCCTGACCGTGGACAGCACGCGTGAGGACGGATCCGTCTTCACCATCAGTTTGCCGCCATCGGTGTCCTGTAGCGCCGTGCGTTTGATATGAAACGCATGGCGCTACAGATTTTCGTCTGACGATCGGAGTCACGCTTCAAATCGATTCCGGTTTTACGCGATCCGATCCGATCCAAGTCGGGACGGGGCCGGCCTGCTGCCCGCTGCGCTCTTTCGACCGGATGCTTCATACCGTAAGCTTGGGCGCAGACGACGGAAAGGCCGAGCAGCATCGTGACTGGCAACCGATGGATGGTGCGGGTGGAGGGCCGGTGTGCCGCGGCATTCCGGTTCTTGTGGCTGGCCGCGCCGGTCCTGTGCCTGCTGGCCGCATTCGCGCCGGCGACGGCATGGGCGCAGGCACAGCAGCCGTCCGCCGTGCTGGCCGCCGATCCGCTGCGGCTGACGGCCTCGACCGAGAAGGCCACGCTTGCCGGGCATTTTGCCCGGCTGATCGACCGTGACCACAGTCTGGGGTTCGGCGATGCGCTGCGGGCCGATGCCGAGGGGCGCTTCGAACCGCAGACGATCTTCCGCGGCGCCGGCCAGACCCCCGATGTCCATTGGTACCGGTTCGACCTGCTGCGCGAACGTGGCGCGCCGGCCGGCTGGATCCTGGAGCTGGGCGAGGCCTACATCGACCGGCTCGACCTGTATGTTCCCGATCCGGCGCTGTCCGGCGACGCGGCGGGCTACAGCCTCGTCCGCATGGGCGACTTCGTGCCGTTCAGCGAGCGCCCGATGAAGACAAGGCTGCACGCCACGCAACTGACCCTGCCGGAGGGCAAGCCGGTCTCCCTCTATCTTCGCGTCGAGTCGGTCAGTTCCATCACCTTGCGGGCGTCGGTCTACGCCGTGCCGGCCTATGCCGGCTTCCAGATGACCAACCTGCTGTTCCAGGGGCTGTTCTTCGGCGTGCTGGCGATCCTGACGCTGGGCTACGTCGCGCTTGGCCTGCTTCTGCGCGACGGGGCGCTGCTGGCCTTCACCGCCTATGTCATGAGCGTCTTCACCTTCTATTTCTTTTCCACCGGGGTGGCGGCGGTGCTGCTTCCCGACATGCCGGGCTGGCTGCAGAATCTGGTGGTCGGCTGCAGCGCCTTCCTCGGTGTCGCCGCTGCCGCGTCGATGTGGGACCGCATCCTCGACCTGCGGGTCCATTATCCGCGCCTGCATCGCATCTATGTGGGCATCCGCTGGCTGGCGCTGCTGTCGCTGCCGACCGCCGTTTCATGGACCTATTCGATCACCAATCCGCTGATCCTGCTGCTCGCCACCCTGTCGACGCTGACCGGCGTCGTCCTTTCGATCCGGCAGGCGGTCAGGAATCCTGCCGACACCAGCGCGCGCTACTATGCCGCCAGCGGCCTGACGGCGATTTCCGGCAACACGCTGACCCAGTTCGTCGTGCGCGGCAGCCTGCCCACCGACCTGCTGTTCGCCGACCCCTACCAGATCGCCGTCCTTGCCACGATGCTGTGCCTGGGATCCGGTCTGGCGCTGCGCATCCGCACCCTGCAGGTCGAGCGGGTGCGGGCACAGGAGGAATCGGCCTTCGCCACCAAGCGCGCGGAGGAGCAGCGCACCTTCGTCGCCATGCTGTCGCACGAATTCCGCACGCCGCTCGCCGCCATCCAGGGGGCGGCGCAGATGATCGAACTGTCGGGAGACGTGCGGACGCCGTCGATGCAGTCGCGCGTCCGCCGCATCGTGGACACCACCCGGCGCATGTCCGATCTGGTGGAGCTGTTCCTGTCGGCCGATGCGCTGGACCAGGGGGCGCTGGCGCTGAAGCCGGAAACCGTGCCGCTCGACATGCTGATGGACGAGGCGCTGGATGGGCTGACCGGGGCCGACGGCGAATCGCGGCTGACCGTGACGGTCGAGACGCCGGAGCGGCTGTTGCGGGTCGACGTGCCGTTCCTGGGGGTGGCGGTGGCCAATCTGGTGCGCAATGCGCTGCGCTATTCCCACCCCGGCACGGCGGTGCGGGTGGCGGCGGGCATGGACGGGCGCGATCTGGTCATCCGGGTCGCCGACCAGGGCCGCGGCATGACGCCGGAGGAGGTGGAGCGGATCGGCTCCATCTATTTCCGCGCCTCCTCCTCGAAAGGCACGAAGGGGTCGGGGCTGGGGCTTTACATGACGCAGCGGATCGCCGCCGCCCATGGCGGCAGCCTGGCGGTGGAAAGCACGCTGGGCGTCGGTTCCGTCTTCACCATCCGGTTGCCGGGCGTCGGAGAGCAGGAAACCACCGGTGCGGGGGAAAGGCTCGCCACCCCGCCGGCCGGCCGGCTGCCGGTTCAGTAAAGCGACTTCGGGATCCGCTCCGCCAGCGAACGGTCGTAGGCGTCGCCGCCCTCGCGCCCGGCGCTGGCCTCCGCCAGCAGCGACCCCACCGAGGGCAGGCTGGCGCGCGGCACCTGCGCCGCCGGATCCCACAGGCGGGAGCGCAGCAGGGCGCGGGCGCACTGGAAGAACACCGTCTCGATGGTGACGACCAGCACCGACTTCGGCGCCTTGCCGTCGACCGCGAAGCTGTCGCACAGCGCAGGGTCGGTGTCGATCACGGCCCGGCCGTTGACGCGCAGCGTCTCGTTCAGCCCCGGCACCAGGAACAGCAGCCCGACGCGCGGATCGGCCAGGATGTTGCGCAGGCTGTCGATGCGGTTGTTGCCGCGGCGGTCGGGGATCAGCAGGGTGCGGTCGTCGGCCACCCGGACGAAGCCCGGTTCGTCGCCGCGCGGCGAGGCGTCCAGCCCGTCCGGCCCGCTGGTGGCGAGAACGAAGAAGGGCGACGCCTCGATCAGGGCACGGTAGCCGGGAGTCAGCGCCGGCACCTCCTTGGCGATGGAGGCGGCGACCGGCTCGCCATAGAGGGATTCCAGCGCGGCGAGGTCGGTAATGGGGCGGCTCATTTCGCTTCCAGCAGGAAATAGACGAAATCGATGGAGGGAGCCTCCAGCCCGAACTGGCTCAACAGGCCGTGCGCCTGTCCGCGATGATGGGTCTGGTGGTTGAAGATGTGGGTCAGCACCTGGGCGAAGGGCAGCTCGTGAGCCGTGCCGGCCATGCTGCGGTAGGAGAGGACTGCCCCGAACCGCTCCGCTGGCGTGGCGGCTAGCACGCGCAGGATGCGCTCGTCCTCCGCCTCGCGGGCGGCGCGCAACTCCGCGAAATCGTCGTGGAGGATCTCGTCGAGCGCCGACGGCTTCGGCCCGGCCCCCTCGATCCGCTCCAGCCACACCCGGTCGGCGACCAGGATGTGGTTCAGCGTGCCGCGGACCGAGCGGAAGAAGGCGCCGCGGTCCTCGCGGAACTGTGCGTCGGACAGCTGCGACGCGACTTCGTAAAGGCGGCGGTTGGCCCAGCGGTTGTAACGGCCGAGGGTCTCGAAATGCGGCTTGGGGTCCATGGCTCTTGTCACACGCCTGCGCGCTTGGCCGACAGGCCGGCGTGGGACAGCAGGACCTCGCGCTTGCCCTGGTGGTTGGCGGGGCCGACGACGCGCTCGGTCTCCATCCGCTCGACCAGACGGGCAGCGCGGTTGTAGCCGATCTGCAGCTGGCGCTGGATGAAGCTGACCGACACCTTGCCCTCGCGCACCACCAGATTGACGGCCTGCATGTAGAGGTCGTCGCCGGTCGCGGCCGAACCGCCCTCCTCGTCCTCCACCGCGGCGGCCTCCTCCTCCTCCTCGGTGATGGCGGTGACGTAGTTGGGGGCGCCCTGGGCCTTGACGTACTGGACGATCTCCTCGACCTCCGAATCGGAGACGAAGGGGCCGTGGACGCGGGTGATGCGGCCGCCACCCTGCATGTACAGCATGTCGCCCTGGCCCAGAAGCTGCTCCGCCCCGGCTTCGCCCAGGATGGTGCGGCTGTCGATCTTGCTGGTGACCTGGAAGCTGATGCGGGTCGGGAAGTTGGCCTTGATGGTGCCGGTGATGACGTCGACCGACGGGCGCTGCGTCGCCATGATCAGGTGGATGCCGGCGGCGCGGGCCATCTGGGCGAGGCGCTGGATCGCCGCCTCGATCTCCTTGCCGGCGACCAGCATGAGGTCGGCCATCTCGTCGACGATCACGACGATGTAGGGCAGCGGCGTCGGCTCCGACGGCGTCAGGTCGAAGACAGTCTCCGGCTCGCCCGGTGCCGGGGCGCGGCGCGGCATCTTCTCGCCATTGGCGATCATCTCGGCCATGCGGGCGTTGTAGCCCTCGATGTTGCGCACGCCGAGCTTGGACATCGCCTCGTAGCGGCTCTCCATCTCGCGCACGGCCCAGCGCAATGCCACCACCGCCTTCTTGGGATCGGTGACGACGGGGGTCAGCAGATGCGGGATGCCGTCATAGACCGACAGCTCCAGCATCTTGGGATCGACCATGATGAAGCGGCAGCGCTCCGGCGGCAGCCGGTAGAGCAGCGACAGGATCATCGTGTTGATCGCCACCGACTTGCCCGAGCCGGTGGTGCCGGCCACCAGCAGGTGCGGCATGCGGGCGAGGTCGGCCACCACCGGCTCGCCGCTGATGTCCTTGCCGAGCGCGATGGCGAGCTGGGCCGTGGTGTTGCGGAAGGCGTCGTGGTCGAAGCTCTCGCGCAGATAGACCATCTCGCGCACCGGATTCGGCAGCTCGACGCCGATGACGCTGCGGCCGGGGACGATGGCGATGCGGGCGGTGACCACGCTCATCGAGCGGGCGATGTCGTCGGTCAGGTTGATCACGGTGGCCGACTTGGTGCCGGGCGCCGGTTCGAACTCATAGAGGGTGACGACCGGGCCGGGACGCACATCCATGATCTCGCCGCGGACGCGGAAGTTCTTCAGGACGGTTTCCAGCATCCGCGCGTTGCGGGCCAGAACCGATTCGTCATGCTGCTGCACCGGGCGCGGCGGCGGGGTCTGAAGCAGAGAGACGGTGGGCAGCGAATAGACGGCGGGATACTCCGCCGGCGCGGCCGGAGCGGCGGGCGCGCAGGGCAGCACCGGGGTTGCGGCAGGGCCGGGGATGGTGGTTGCCGCGTCCGCCGCCGGGGCGGCTTCGCACGGGGCGGCGGGGGGTGCGGCCTCCGCCGGGTCGCGCGCCTCATAGGCCCATTCGACGCCCGACAGGAAGGCGAAGCCGGCGACAACCGCCAGCGCCTCGTCCGACAGGTTGGTGGAATAGACGGTGCCGGCGCGCGGGGTGCCGGGCAGAACCTCCACATCCCACATCACGCGGCCGTCGGGGCGCGGGTTGGGGACGAGGTTGAAGGGGCGGCCGTTCAGCGCGCACCACAGATTGAACTCGTCGGCGGTCACCACGCCCGCCTGGGTCGGCGGGGCGGCGAGATGCGGCATACGCGAGGTCATGCCGAGGCTCCCGGCTTCTGAACGGTGAGGGGGACTGGACCGGTGGAGGAGCCGCCCGGCCCCGGGGCATGCCCGGAGGAGGATAGCGGGGCGCGCGCCGCCAGCTCGCGCGGCGTCATCTCGTAGGCGGCGACCAGCAGCTTGTCGATGCTGACCCCGTCGCTGGACATCGGCAGGACCAGCCGTTCGAAGCTGCGGCTGCGGCCGCCGAAAATTGCGGTGTGGACACGGGCGACGGGCAACCGTTCGCGGCGCACCGTCTCGTATTCCGGCTGCAGCACGGCGCGCTGTTCCGGCGGCAGATCGTCCAGCGTGGCTCCCAGACGCGACTGGCCGAAGGCGGCGACCAGCGCCTTGCCGTAATAGGAATAGACGAAGGTGCCGGATTCCTCCCCGATCACCTCGAACACGACGATGTTGTCCTTCCACGGCCGCAGGTCGGCCGGGGAGATGCTGCTGGGGACCGGCGGCCGGCCGGCGACGGATTTGGTGAGCCAGAATTCGAGCAGGCCGCTGAGGGACGGCGTCGCCAGCTCGGTTCTTTCCTTGGTCATGACAATCGCAGCTGGACGGGCGGCGCTCCCGCGGGGGGTAACGCCGCCGGAGCTTTCAAGAGCCGCCCGAACCATACCCGCAAGGGCCGGTGTGGCGCAACCGCGAGGGCCAGGCCCGGCAGGGGCGCCGCAATCCGCCTTTCATGGGCCGCCTTTCATCGGCCGGCTTTTACCTGCTCTCGATCACGCGGCGCAGGTGACGCCGGTGCCGCCCAGGCCGCAATAGCCGTTCGGATTCCTGGCGAGATACTGCTGGTGGTAGCCTTCCGCGAAGTAGAAGGGCGGGGCCTCGCGGATCTCGGTGGTGATCGGGCCGTAGCCGGCCTGGGCCAGCCGGTCCTGATAGGCCGCCAGGGTCGCCTCCGCCGCCGCCTTCTGGGCTGGGGTGTGGGTGTAGACGGCGGAGCGGTATTGAGTGCCGACATCGTTGCCCTGGCGCATGCCCTGGGTCGGGTCGTGCGATTCCCAGAAGATGCGCAGCAGATCCTCGACCGTCACCATGGCCGGGTCATAGACGACGCGCACCGCCTCGGTGTGGCCGGTGCGGCCGGAGCAGACCTCCTCATAGGTCGGGTTCGGGGTGTGGCCGCCCTGATAGCCGACGGCGGTCACCCAGACGCCGGGAACCTGCCAGAACTTGCGCTCCGCACCCCAGAAGCAGCCGAGCCCGAGGTCGATGACCTCCAGTCCGGGCGGGTAGGGCGGGGCGAGGCGGTGGCCGTTGACATGATGCGCGTCGGGCACCGGAACGGGGTGGCTGCGGCCGGGCAGCGCCTCCTCCGGCGTCGGCAGCGTCGGCGGCTTGCGCAGGAAATGCCCCAGCATGGTCGGGTCTCCCATCAGTAACGATCCGTTGGAGGAACCCCTTATGTCGGGTCGCGGCCGGGCCGCGGCAAGATGGCGCAGGGGTGGCTGGCGGTGACTGTCCGTCTGCTTTTTGGGACCTTCGGGCGTTTCTCTGCGTTTGACCCTGTGACCCAGGAGGAACTTGAACAAGGAGAGCCATCATGGCGAGCACCACCGACGATCGCCTTGTCGAATCGCTGATCGAGCATGGCCGGCGCAACGGCAACCGCCTGAGCGCCGAGGCGCTGGGCGGCATCCTGCCCGTGGACACGATGACGCCGGAGGAAACCGCCGCGGTGATCGAGCGGGTCGAGGCGGCCGGAGTGGAGGTCGAACTGGACGATTCCCGCCTGATGCGCGGCCGTGCCAACCGGGCGCCGACCCGGCAGACCGGCGACTACCGCCGCGGCGACGGCGTGGTGGACATGGCGAGTCCGGCCGCACCGGCAGTCTCGGCGCCGGGGGCGGTGCCGTCGCGCCATGGCTGGGCCGACGACATCGCGAACGGCCATGCGGGCCATCGCCATGCGGCGCCGACCTGGACGCGCAATGGCGTGGAGCTGCTGCCTCTGGCGTCCGTCGCCGTGGTCGCGCTGCTTCTGATCCTGATGCTTGGGTAAGGGCGCGGTCAGCCCGCCTTCTCAGCCCGCCTTCTCAGCCCGTCGCCAGGGCGTGGATGAGGATGGCGGCGGTGGCGGCGACGTTCAGCGACTGGACGCGTCCGCTGCCGGGGATGGTCAGCACCGCCTCGCAGGCCGCCAGCGTGGCCGGCGGGATGCCGTCCTCCTCGTTGCCGAGCACGACCGCCGGCGGCTTGGTGTTCGCCGTGCCACGCCAGCCGGCCAGCGCGCCGGCATCGACGGTCGGCCGGCTCTGGTCCAGCGCCGTCCCGAACACGCGGTGGCTGGCGCGCAGCCGCTTCAGCAGGGCGGGCAGGGCGGGAGCGCGTTCCAGCGCCACCCACTCGAA is a window encoding:
- a CDS encoding pyridoxamine 5'-phosphate oxidase family protein translates to MSRPITDLAALESLYGEPVAASIAKEVPALTPGYRALIEASPFFVLATSGPDGLDASPRGDEPGFVRVADDRTLLIPDRRGNNRIDSLRNILADPRVGLLFLVPGLNETLRVNGRAVIDTDPALCDSFAVDGKAPKSVLVVTIETVFFQCARALLRSRLWDPAAQVPRASLPSVGSLLAEASAGREGGDAYDRSLAERIPKSLY
- a CDS encoding DinB family protein, with the protein product MDPKPHFETLGRYNRWANRRLYEVASQLSDAQFREDRGAFFRSVRGTLNHILVADRVWLERIEGAGPKPSALDEILHDDFAELRAAREAEDERILRVLAATPAERFGAVLSYRSMAGTAHELPFAQVLTHIFNHQTHHRGQAHGLLSQFGLEAPSIDFVYFLLEAK
- the msrA gene encoding peptide-methionine (S)-S-oxide reductase MsrA; translation: MLGHFLRKPPTLPTPEEALPGRSHPVPVPDAHHVNGHRLAPPYPPGLEVIDLGLGCFWGAERKFWQVPGVWVTAVGYQGGHTPNPTYEEVCSGRTGHTEAVRVVYDPAMVTVEDLLRIFWESHDPTQGMRQGNDVGTQYRSAVYTHTPAQKAAAEATLAAYQDRLAQAGYGPITTEIREAPPFYFAEGYHQQYLARNPNGYCGLGGTGVTCAA
- a CDS encoding DNA translocase FtsK, which encodes MTSRMPHLAAPPTQAGVVTADEFNLWCALNGRPFNLVPNPRPDGRVMWDVEVLPGTPRAGTVYSTNLSDEALAVVAGFAFLSGVEWAYEARDPAEAAPPAAPCEAAPAADAATTIPGPAATPVLPCAPAAPAAPAEYPAVYSLPTVSLLQTPPPRPVQQHDESVLARNARMLETVLKNFRVRGEIMDVRPGPVVTLYEFEPAPGTKSATVINLTDDIARSMSVVTARIAIVPGRSVIGVELPNPVREMVYLRESFDHDAFRNTTAQLAIALGKDISGEPVVADLARMPHLLVAGTTGSGKSVAINTMILSLLYRLPPERCRFIMVDPKMLELSVYDGIPHLLTPVVTDPKKAVVALRWAVREMESRYEAMSKLGVRNIEGYNARMAEMIANGEKMPRRAPAPGEPETVFDLTPSEPTPLPYIVVIVDEMADLMLVAGKEIEAAIQRLAQMARAAGIHLIMATQRPSVDVITGTIKANFPTRISFQVTSKIDSRTILGEAGAEQLLGQGDMLYMQGGGRITRVHGPFVSDSEVEEIVQYVKAQGAPNYVTAITEEEEEAAAVEDEEGGSAATGDDLYMQAVNLVVREGKVSVSFIQRQLQIGYNRAARLVERMETERVVGPANHQGKREVLLSHAGLSAKRAGV